A single region of the Bartonella harrusi genome encodes:
- the rpmF gene encoding 50S ribosomal protein L32 has product MAVPKRKTSPSKRGMRRSADALKAPTYIEDKNSGELRRPHHIDLKTGMYRGRVVLPAKD; this is encoded by the coding sequence ATGGCTGTACCTAAACGAAAAACCTCTCCCTCAAAGCGGGGTATGCGCCGTTCGGCTGATGCCTTGAAGGCGCCAACTTATATCGAGGATAAAAATTCTGGTGAATTGCGTCGTCCTCATCATATTGATTTGAAGACCGGCATGTATCGCGGACGTGTCGTTTTGCCTGCCAAAGATTGA